The following proteins come from a genomic window of Microbacterium lemovicicum:
- a CDS encoding S8 family serine peptidase, translating into MVRNTVRAAAVVTLAALFTGSAASAGFAATPAPDAPPPAPIESPTGNYIVLLDEDPVATYTGGEAGLAPTRPDEGRRLDSQSVDVKEYQAFLEQRQEDVAAASGVDTLETYQTTLNGFSAKMSPEQAAKVSGISGVKGVFPDEIRHPDAVPSTEFLGLEGDNGVWSRLGGTEGAGKGVVVGVVDTGIAPENASFAGDPLGTAPGDEPYLDGNDVVFQKSDGNEFRSERVDGAQWSADDYSTKIVGAKYFTTGAAAAGFDFQYDILSPRDGAGHGSHTASTAAGNHDVPASVNGVDFGLISGVAPAAKVAAYKACYDGPDPADNTDDICALSDLLAAIDAAVADGVDVINYSIGGGSATSVLQPDDISFYNAAVAGVFVSVSAGNSGPGASTADHASPWYTTVAASTIPTYEGTVQLPNGFQAAGASVSVPAGQNVTGPVVYAGDVAAAGTAGANAALCFPDSLDPAKVAGMIVVCDRGTNARTEKSDVVKAAGGIGMILVNVTPSSVDNDFHAVPTVHIDAQYRTPLLDYVRSTADATATLVGENTTGVTTPTPVVAGFSSRGPMLADGSDVLKPDIAAPGVAILAATNNPLGSPTTYNFLSGTSMAAPHIAGLAALYLTAHPLAPPAEIKSAMMTTAYDTLNGDGSTNTDPFAQGAGQVDAKKFLDPGLLYLNGVSDWRAYLQGLGLADFGVDPIDPSDLNLPSLAIGTLSKEQTLTRTLTATAPGTYTVSAEVPGVDVTVSPSTLTFGAAGEAQSFEVTFSNATAPVEEWATGSLTWTDGTTDVRSPIAVRPVTADAPAEVQGTGITGSTDVTIDAGLTGDLALNLSGLAPVTLLTDPTHPVEGHSGDQDSGDENGLVTWITEVPEGATLAQFDLDSSDDTEGTDLDLNVYRIVSPTDTRYYEKFTSATASADEQVTLNDPTAGYYLVEVDMYATPVPMTWDMTTAIVTPGGEGSLTATPDPLPVVRGEQATYTLSWSGLQAETRYLGVVGYGDSAVRTILTVDSGPAAPVATVAPSVTGTAQVGKTLTATPGTWDPADVTVAYQWLRNGEPIDGATSARYRVAQGDVGTKLSVQVTATAAGNPNAGTAVSNEVFVKYTSRTTVSMNRYIGSSSQPYAVTVKVTPSGGEAATGSVTIWVGSQTYTGTLADGAVTFNLPTQSRGIHVVVATYAGSESVQSSWGLTGFLVLR; encoded by the coding sequence ATGGTTCGCAACACCGTGCGAGCAGCAGCGGTCGTCACACTCGCCGCGCTGTTCACCGGATCGGCCGCCTCGGCCGGATTCGCCGCAACACCCGCCCCGGACGCGCCGCCGCCCGCGCCGATCGAGTCGCCCACCGGCAACTACATCGTGCTGCTGGACGAGGACCCGGTCGCCACCTACACGGGCGGAGAGGCCGGCCTCGCGCCGACCCGTCCCGACGAGGGGCGGCGACTCGACAGCCAGTCGGTCGACGTGAAGGAGTACCAGGCGTTCCTCGAGCAGCGCCAGGAGGACGTCGCCGCGGCCAGCGGTGTCGACACCCTCGAGACGTACCAGACGACGCTCAACGGCTTCAGCGCGAAGATGTCGCCGGAGCAGGCGGCCAAGGTGAGCGGCATCTCCGGTGTGAAGGGCGTCTTCCCCGACGAGATCCGCCACCCCGACGCCGTCCCGTCGACCGAGTTCCTGGGTCTCGAGGGCGACAACGGCGTGTGGAGCCGCCTCGGCGGCACGGAGGGCGCGGGCAAGGGCGTGGTGGTCGGCGTCGTCGACACCGGCATCGCCCCCGAGAACGCATCGTTCGCCGGCGACCCGCTCGGCACGGCCCCGGGCGACGAGCCCTACCTCGACGGCAACGACGTCGTGTTCCAGAAGAGCGACGGCAACGAGTTCCGCAGCGAGCGCGTCGACGGCGCGCAGTGGAGCGCCGACGACTACTCCACCAAGATCGTCGGCGCGAAGTACTTCACCACGGGCGCCGCGGCGGCGGGGTTCGACTTCCAGTACGACATCCTCTCGCCGCGCGACGGTGCAGGGCACGGATCGCACACGGCCAGCACGGCCGCGGGCAACCACGACGTCCCGGCATCCGTGAACGGCGTCGACTTCGGCCTCATCTCGGGTGTGGCCCCGGCGGCCAAGGTCGCCGCGTACAAGGCCTGCTACGACGGTCCCGACCCCGCGGACAACACCGACGACATCTGCGCGCTGAGCGACCTGCTGGCCGCGATCGACGCGGCCGTGGCCGACGGGGTCGACGTCATCAACTACTCCATCGGCGGCGGCTCGGCCACGAGCGTCCTGCAGCCGGATGACATCTCCTTCTACAACGCCGCCGTCGCGGGCGTCTTCGTCTCCGTCAGCGCCGGCAACTCCGGACCCGGAGCGTCCACGGCCGACCACGCGTCGCCCTGGTACACGACGGTCGCGGCATCCACGATCCCGACCTACGAGGGCACCGTCCAGCTGCCGAACGGCTTCCAGGCCGCCGGCGCCTCGGTGTCCGTGCCGGCCGGTCAGAACGTCACCGGTCCGGTCGTCTACGCGGGCGACGTCGCTGCGGCGGGAACGGCGGGTGCGAACGCCGCGCTCTGCTTCCCCGACTCGCTCGACCCGGCGAAGGTCGCCGGCATGATCGTCGTCTGCGATCGCGGCACCAACGCGCGCACCGAGAAGTCGGACGTCGTCAAGGCGGCCGGCGGCATCGGCATGATCCTGGTCAACGTCACCCCGAGCTCGGTCGACAACGACTTCCATGCGGTGCCGACCGTCCACATCGACGCGCAGTACCGCACGCCGCTGCTGGACTACGTCCGCAGCACCGCGGATGCCACGGCCACCCTGGTCGGCGAGAACACCACGGGCGTCACCACGCCCACGCCGGTCGTCGCGGGCTTCTCGAGCCGCGGACCGATGCTCGCCGACGGCAGCGACGTGCTCAAGCCGGACATCGCCGCACCGGGTGTGGCGATCCTCGCCGCGACGAACAACCCGCTGGGCTCCCCGACGACGTACAACTTCCTGTCGGGCACCTCGATGGCCGCGCCGCACATCGCCGGTCTCGCCGCGCTCTATCTGACCGCCCACCCGCTGGCGCCGCCGGCGGAGATCAAGTCGGCCATGATGACGACGGCCTACGACACGCTCAACGGCGACGGATCGACCAACACCGACCCGTTCGCCCAGGGCGCGGGCCAGGTCGACGCGAAGAAGTTCCTCGATCCTGGACTGCTGTACCTGAACGGCGTGAGCGACTGGCGCGCCTACCTGCAGGGTCTCGGACTCGCCGACTTCGGCGTCGACCCGATCGACCCGAGCGACCTCAACCTCCCGTCGCTCGCGATCGGCACGCTCTCCAAGGAGCAGACCCTCACCCGCACCCTCACCGCGACCGCTCCCGGCACCTACACCGTGTCGGCCGAGGTCCCGGGGGTCGACGTGACGGTGAGCCCCTCGACGCTCACGTTCGGCGCCGCGGGCGAGGCGCAGTCCTTCGAGGTGACGTTCTCCAACGCCACCGCGCCGGTCGAGGAGTGGGCCACCGGCTCGCTCACCTGGACCGACGGCACGACCGATGTCCGCTCGCCGATCGCGGTGCGTCCGGTCACGGCCGACGCCCCCGCCGAGGTGCAGGGCACCGGCATCACCGGCAGCACCGACGTCACCATCGACGCCGGCCTGACGGGCGACCTCGCGCTGAACCTCTCGGGTCTTGCGCCGGTCACGCTGCTCACCGACCCGACCCACCCGGTCGAGGGCCACTCCGGCGACCAGGACTCGGGCGATGAGAACGGCCTCGTGACCTGGATCACCGAGGTGCCCGAGGGTGCGACGCTCGCCCAGTTCGACCTCGACTCCTCGGACGACACCGAGGGGACCGACCTCGACCTGAACGTGTACCGCATCGTCAGCCCCACCGATACGCGCTACTACGAGAAGTTCACCTCGGCCACCGCGTCGGCGGACGAGCAGGTCACGCTGAACGACCCGACCGCGGGGTACTACCTCGTCGAGGTCGACATGTACGCCACGCCGGTGCCGATGACGTGGGACATGACCACGGCGATCGTCACCCCCGGCGGCGAGGGGTCGCTCACCGCGACGCCCGATCCGCTGCCCGTCGTCCGCGGCGAGCAGGCGACCTACACCCTGTCGTGGAGCGGCCTCCAGGCCGAGACGCGCTACCTCGGAGTGGTCGGCTACGGCGACTCCGCGGTGCGCACCATCCTCACGGTCGACAGCGGCCCGGCGGCACCCGTCGCCACGGTGGCTCCGTCCGTGACCGGCACGGCGCAGGTCGGCAAGACCCTCACGGCGACCCCGGGCACCTGGGATCCGGCCGACGTGACGGTCGCCTACCAGTGGCTCCGCAACGGCGAGCCGATCGACGGCGCGACGTCGGCCCGCTACCGGGTCGCGCAGGGCGACGTCGGCACGAAGCTGTCGGTGCAGGTCACCGCGACCGCGGCGGGCAACCCCAACGCGGGCACGGCCGTCAGCAACGAGGTGTTCGTGAAGTACACCTCGCGCACGACCGTGAGCATGAACAGGTACATCGGCTCGTCCTCGCAGCCCTACGCGGTCACCGTGAAGGTGACCCCGTCGGGCGGGGAGGCCGCCACCGGCAGCGTCACCATCTGGGTCGGCTCGCAGACCTACACCGGCACGCTGGCCGACGGTGCCGTGACGTTCAACCTGCCCACGCAGTCGCGCGGCATCCACGTGGTGGTCGCGACCTACGCCGGCAGTGAGAGCGTGCAGTCGTCGTGGGGCCTGACCGGGTTCCTCGTCCTGCGCTGA
- a CDS encoding pirin family protein, translated as MTRLDVDAESVSEPAPHGLGPRTVLLESREVPLGGVRGMSVHRALPQRDLPMVGAWCFLDRFGPQETRMRVEPHPHIGLQTVTWPFVGEVRHRDTVGSDVIVARGALNLMTSGAGIAHSEYSVGDGPVPLDALQLWVALPESRRHGGPAFERHEALPEIALPAAHGADGVATVVLGELGGAVSPASAFTPIVGAELHIPAGSRVRIPLHAEWEYAVAGVFGEGVAAVDADESLLVDAAHLLYLGSGPTVVEVSAEADTTLFLLGGEPFEDDIVMWWNFVGRSHEDIVEARDAWEADSPRFGHVVDHGAERIPAPPLPGVRLTRRRRRL; from the coding sequence ATGACCCGGCTCGACGTCGACGCGGAGTCCGTGTCGGAGCCCGCCCCGCACGGTCTCGGCCCGCGGACGGTGCTGCTGGAGAGCCGCGAGGTTCCGCTCGGGGGCGTGCGCGGGATGTCCGTGCACCGGGCGCTGCCGCAGCGCGACCTGCCGATGGTGGGCGCCTGGTGCTTCCTCGACCGCTTCGGGCCGCAGGAGACCCGGATGCGGGTCGAGCCGCATCCGCACATCGGTCTGCAGACGGTGACGTGGCCGTTCGTCGGCGAGGTGCGCCATCGCGACACCGTCGGCAGCGATGTGATCGTGGCCCGCGGAGCCCTGAACCTGATGACGAGCGGCGCGGGCATCGCCCATTCGGAGTATTCGGTCGGCGACGGGCCGGTTCCCTTGGACGCGCTGCAGCTGTGGGTCGCCCTCCCCGAGAGCCGGCGGCACGGCGGGCCGGCATTCGAGCGGCACGAGGCGCTCCCCGAGATCGCGCTGCCGGCGGCGCACGGCGCGGACGGCGTCGCGACGGTCGTGCTCGGGGAGCTCGGCGGCGCGGTGTCGCCCGCCTCCGCCTTCACCCCGATCGTCGGCGCGGAGCTGCACATCCCGGCCGGGTCGCGGGTGCGGATCCCCCTGCATGCCGAGTGGGAGTACGCCGTGGCCGGCGTCTTCGGCGAGGGCGTCGCCGCCGTGGATGCCGACGAGTCGCTGCTTGTGGATGCCGCGCATCTGCTCTACCTCGGCTCCGGGCCCACCGTCGTCGAGGTCTCCGCCGAGGCGGACACGACGCTGTTCCTGCTCGGCGGCGAGCCGTTCGAGGACGACATCGTCATGTGGTGGAACTTCGTCGGCCGCTCCCACGAGGACATCGTGGAGGCGCGCGACGCGTGGGAGGCGGACTCGCCGCGCTTCGGACACGTCGTGGACCACGGCGCCGAGCGCATCCCCGCGCCGCCGCTCCCGGGCGTCCGGCTGACCCGGCGCCGCCGCCGGCTCTGA
- a CDS encoding GNAT family N-acetyltransferase, giving the protein MTQPSAPVTVTRNEEAGRYEIHVGDELGGFSEVELDDEGRWVFPHTEVDPAFAGHGLGGKLVGEAMADAAAHDATVVPLCSFVATYLRGHEVAGLHIDWAAAGRDEAGNRPRADDRDAGADGGPAERGAGAAGSGSGGSGV; this is encoded by the coding sequence GTGACCCAGCCCAGCGCACCCGTGACCGTCACCCGCAACGAGGAGGCCGGCCGCTACGAGATCCACGTCGGCGACGAGCTCGGCGGGTTCTCCGAGGTCGAGCTCGACGACGAGGGCCGGTGGGTGTTCCCCCACACCGAGGTCGATCCGGCCTTCGCGGGGCACGGTCTCGGCGGGAAGCTCGTGGGCGAGGCGATGGCGGATGCTGCGGCCCACGACGCCACGGTGGTGCCGCTGTGCTCGTTCGTCGCCACGTACCTCCGCGGGCACGAGGTCGCCGGCCTGCACATCGACTGGGCCGCGGCCGGCCGCGACGAGGCGGGCAACCGCCCCCGCGCGGACGACCGCGACGCCGGTGCCGACGGCGGTCCGGCGGAGCGCGGCGCCGGCGCAGCCGGCAGCGGGTCAGGCGGCTCGGGCGTATGA
- a CDS encoding carbon starvation CstA family protein: MSTRPPSSQKGGSTALAPDPELPPVEVPQSEREREGRWSLPKILLWIGIALLGGLAWVMLAIVRGETVNAIWFVFASVCTYLIGYRFYSKVIQKFITRPDDTRATPAERKQDGKDYVPTDRRVLYGHHFAAIAGAGPLVGPVLAAQMGFLPGTIWIIIGVIFAGAVQDYLVLYFSMRRGGRSIGQMARDQLGRIGGTAAIIASLLIMIIIVAILALVVVNALGESPWGVFSVSMTIPIALFMGCYLRWIRPGRITEISIIGFALLMLAIVAGGWIAETEWGAAAFTLDRTTIAWGIIVYGFIAAVLPVWLLLAPRDYLSTFMKIGVIVMLAGAIVLVRPEIQVPAFTQFAETGLGPVWSGPLFPFLFVTIACGALSGFHALIASGTTPKLIEKERQTRFIGYGGMLMESFVAIMALVAAISIDQGIYFAMNSPAALTGGTVEGAVAFVNNLGLQGVTLTPDMLTTTAENVGEPSVVSRTGGAPTLALGIAHIMSSIDGGALMAFWYHFAIMFEALFILTAVDAGTRVARFMLQDSIGTFVPKFRDVTWRPGVWICTAVMVAGWGAILILGVTDPLGGINTFFPLFGIANQLLAAIALAVVLAIVAKRGKSYVKWLWIIAVPLAFTAVVTITASMYKIFSPVPSIGYWANHVRYRDALAAGDDTLGTPAVMEAVVRNTAVQGTLSIIFVSLAIVVMVTSVIVTIRAIGGKGDTGQHEDEYVPSRRFAPSGFLATKAERAIEKEWAALPDAAQRKEASRH, encoded by the coding sequence ATGTCCACCCGACCCCCCTCTTCCCAAAAGGGCGGTTCGACCGCCCTCGCCCCCGATCCCGAGCTGCCACCGGTCGAGGTGCCGCAGTCCGAGCGTGAACGGGAGGGCCGCTGGAGCCTCCCGAAGATCCTGCTGTGGATCGGCATCGCGCTCCTCGGCGGGCTCGCCTGGGTGATGCTGGCCATCGTCCGCGGCGAGACCGTCAACGCGATCTGGTTCGTGTTCGCCTCGGTGTGCACGTACCTGATCGGCTACCGGTTCTACTCGAAGGTCATCCAGAAGTTCATCACCCGACCGGATGACACCCGGGCCACGCCGGCCGAGCGCAAGCAGGACGGCAAGGACTACGTCCCCACCGACCGCCGCGTGCTCTACGGCCACCACTTCGCCGCCATCGCCGGTGCCGGCCCGCTCGTCGGACCGGTCCTGGCCGCGCAGATGGGCTTCCTGCCGGGCACGATCTGGATCATCATCGGCGTGATCTTCGCCGGCGCCGTGCAGGACTACCTGGTGCTGTACTTCTCCATGCGCCGCGGCGGCCGCTCGATCGGCCAGATGGCCCGCGACCAGCTGGGCCGCATCGGCGGCACGGCCGCGATCATCGCCTCGCTGCTCATCATGATCATCATCGTGGCGATCCTCGCCCTGGTGGTCGTGAACGCCCTCGGCGAGAGCCCGTGGGGCGTCTTCAGCGTCTCGATGACCATCCCGATCGCCTTGTTCATGGGGTGCTACCTGCGCTGGATCCGCCCGGGGCGCATCACCGAGATCTCGATCATCGGCTTCGCCCTCCTCATGCTCGCCATCGTGGCGGGCGGCTGGATCGCCGAGACCGAGTGGGGCGCGGCCGCCTTCACGCTCGACCGCACCACGATCGCGTGGGGCATCATCGTCTACGGCTTCATCGCGGCCGTCCTGCCGGTGTGGCTGCTGCTCGCGCCGCGCGACTACCTCTCGACCTTCATGAAGATCGGCGTCATCGTCATGCTCGCCGGCGCCATCGTGCTGGTGCGGCCGGAGATCCAGGTGCCGGCGTTCACGCAGTTCGCCGAGACGGGCCTCGGCCCGGTCTGGTCGGGGCCGCTGTTCCCGTTCCTCTTCGTCACCATCGCCTGCGGTGCGCTCTCGGGCTTCCACGCCCTCATCGCGTCGGGCACGACGCCGAAGCTCATCGAGAAGGAACGCCAGACGCGCTTCATCGGCTACGGCGGGATGCTGATGGAGTCGTTCGTGGCGATCATGGCGCTCGTCGCGGCCATCTCGATCGACCAGGGCATCTACTTCGCGATGAACTCTCCGGCGGCCCTGACCGGCGGCACGGTGGAGGGCGCGGTCGCGTTCGTCAACAACCTGGGGCTCCAGGGGGTGACGCTCACCCCCGACATGCTCACCACGACGGCGGAGAATGTCGGAGAGCCGAGCGTCGTGTCCCGCACGGGCGGCGCTCCGACCCTCGCCCTCGGCATCGCGCACATCATGAGCTCGATCGACGGCGGCGCGCTGATGGCCTTCTGGTACCACTTCGCGATCATGTTCGAGGCGCTCTTCATCCTCACGGCGGTGGATGCCGGAACACGCGTCGCCCGCTTCATGCTGCAGGACTCGATCGGCACCTTCGTGCCGAAGTTCCGCGACGTCACCTGGCGTCCGGGCGTGTGGATCTGCACCGCGGTCATGGTGGCCGGCTGGGGAGCGATCCTCATCCTCGGTGTCACCGACCCGCTGGGCGGCATCAACACGTTCTTCCCGCTCTTCGGCATCGCCAATCAGCTGCTGGCGGCCATCGCACTCGCCGTCGTGCTGGCGATCGTGGCCAAGCGCGGCAAGAGCTACGTGAAGTGGCTGTGGATCATCGCCGTGCCGCTGGCCTTCACGGCGGTCGTCACCATCACGGCGTCGATGTACAAGATCTTCTCGCCGGTGCCCTCGATCGGCTACTGGGCCAACCACGTCCGCTACCGCGACGCCCTCGCCGCGGGCGATGACACGCTCGGCACGCCGGCCGTCATGGAGGCGGTCGTGCGCAACACCGCCGTGCAGGGCACGCTGTCGATCATCTTCGTCTCGCTCGCCATCGTCGTGATGGTCACCTCGGTGATCGTGACGATCCGCGCGATCGGCGGCAAGGGCGACACCGGGCAGCACGAGGACGAGTACGTGCCCTCGCGCCGCTTCGCACCCTCCGGCTTCCTCGCGACGAAGGCCGAGCGTGCGATCGAGAAGGAATGGGCGGCCCTCCCGGACGCCGCGCAGCGGAAGGAGGCGTCCCGCCACTGA
- a CDS encoding YbdD/YjiX family protein — translation MDQMDAAASAPREGAWSLVARVGRGIRWYTTTLMGDRAYDTYVSHHRVQHPDEPPLTERQFWRQRMADQDRNPGARCC, via the coding sequence ATGGATCAGATGGATGCCGCGGCCTCCGCGCCCCGCGAGGGCGCGTGGTCCCTCGTGGCGCGGGTGGGCCGCGGCATCCGCTGGTACACGACGACCCTGATGGGCGACCGCGCCTACGACACCTACGTCTCCCACCACCGCGTTCAGCACCCGGACGAGCCACCCCTGACGGAGCGCCAGTTCTGGCGGCAGCGGATGGCCGACCAGGACCGCAACCCCGGCGCGCGCTGCTGCTGA
- a CDS encoding sensor histidine kinase, with protein sequence MPDAVVLAGAAGVLAGALLTLALVFARRFALGARELGSEAEGAEYRTLHVVGLAASALRGGREAPDRVRAAKHLRSLLRAEAVAIVGPDGDVAGDGADGLHDSAVRVAERVRATGRRQVFPRRRTGDLEAVGAPVVVDGVVWGAVVAFDDPVRAPLVRATGEVATWCAAQLALGELEASRTALAEAQLRALRAQISPHFIYNALTAIASFISTDPERARDLVLDFADFTRYSFRRQGEFTTLAEELGSIHSYLALERARFGERLQVRLRVAPEALSTVIPFLSVQPLVENAVRHGLEPGERGGTVTIAAHDDGTHTEITIEDDGIGMDPAAAASLLASEPSASHVGLRNVDTRLRSLYGSGGGLVVETNVGAGTLVRMRVPRSQPLNETGIG encoded by the coding sequence ATGCCCGACGCGGTGGTGCTCGCGGGGGCGGCCGGCGTCCTCGCGGGCGCGCTGCTGACCCTCGCGCTCGTCTTCGCACGGCGCTTCGCCCTGGGGGCCCGAGAGCTCGGGAGCGAGGCGGAGGGCGCGGAGTACCGCACGCTGCACGTCGTCGGGCTCGCCGCCTCCGCCCTGAGGGGCGGGCGTGAGGCGCCCGACCGGGTCCGTGCGGCGAAGCACCTGCGGAGCCTCCTGCGCGCCGAGGCCGTCGCCATCGTCGGGCCGGACGGCGACGTCGCGGGCGACGGCGCCGACGGACTGCACGACTCCGCGGTGCGCGTGGCCGAGCGCGTGCGCGCCACCGGCCGCCGACAGGTCTTCCCCCGCCGGCGCACGGGCGACCTCGAGGCGGTGGGTGCTCCCGTCGTCGTCGACGGGGTGGTGTGGGGCGCGGTGGTGGCCTTCGACGACCCGGTGCGGGCGCCGCTGGTGCGCGCGACGGGGGAGGTGGCGACGTGGTGCGCCGCGCAGCTCGCCCTCGGCGAGCTGGAGGCGTCGCGCACGGCGCTCGCGGAGGCGCAGCTCAGGGCGCTCCGCGCGCAGATCAGCCCGCACTTCATCTACAACGCGCTCACGGCGATCGCGTCGTTCATCAGCACCGACCCCGAGCGCGCCCGCGACCTCGTGCTCGACTTCGCCGATTTCACCCGGTACTCGTTCCGCCGCCAGGGCGAGTTCACGACGCTCGCGGAGGAGCTCGGCAGCATCCATTCGTATCTCGCCCTCGAGCGCGCCCGCTTCGGCGAACGGCTGCAGGTGCGGCTGCGCGTCGCGCCGGAGGCCCTGTCGACGGTGATCCCCTTCCTCTCCGTGCAGCCTCTCGTCGAGAACGCCGTGCGGCACGGCCTGGAGCCCGGCGAGCGCGGCGGCACCGTCACCATCGCCGCGCACGACGACGGCACGCACACCGAGATCACGATCGAGGACGACGGGATCGGCATGGATCCGGCCGCAGCGGCCTCGCTGCTGGCGTCCGAGCCGTCGGCCTCCCACGTCGGGCTGCGCAACGTCGACACACGGCTGCGCTCGCTGTACGGCTCGGGCGGCGGGCTTGTCGTCGAGACGAACGTGGGGGCGGGCACGCTGGTGCGCATGCGCGTGCCGCGCTCGCAGCCGCTGAACGAGACGGGCATCGGCTGA
- a CDS encoding LytR/AlgR family response regulator transcription factor — protein sequence MVGEGGLVDVLVADDEPPALAELVAFLRRDARIGEVHAAANGAEALRIIELHRVAGAFLDIHMPGLSGFALARALAATDTPPAVVFVTADDAGALQAFDVQAVDYVLKPVRAERLSRAVDRVMDAASRTPAAADAGETIPVTVGQTVRLIRRGDVRWVHAQGDYSRLWTAGGGHLVRTPISELEERWSDAGFVRVHRSYLVHRDAVVELRLGGSAPTVVLAEIELPVSRRLAASVREILARSGG from the coding sequence ATGGTGGGTGAAGGCGGGCTGGTCGACGTGCTCGTCGCGGACGACGAGCCGCCCGCGCTGGCCGAGCTCGTGGCGTTCCTGCGCCGCGACGCGCGCATCGGCGAGGTGCACGCCGCCGCCAACGGCGCCGAGGCGCTGCGGATCATCGAGCTCCACCGGGTGGCCGGGGCCTTTCTCGACATCCACATGCCCGGCCTGTCGGGCTTCGCCCTCGCCCGCGCCTTGGCCGCGACGGACACCCCGCCCGCCGTGGTGTTCGTCACCGCCGACGACGCCGGCGCGCTGCAGGCCTTCGACGTGCAGGCGGTCGACTACGTGCTGAAGCCGGTTCGCGCCGAGAGGCTGAGCAGGGCCGTGGACCGGGTGATGGATGCCGCGTCCCGCACCCCCGCGGCAGCGGATGCCGGCGAGACGATCCCCGTCACGGTCGGCCAGACCGTGCGGCTGATCCGACGCGGCGACGTCCGATGGGTGCACGCCCAGGGTGACTACTCGCGCCTCTGGACGGCCGGTGGCGGACACCTCGTGCGCACGCCCATCTCCGAGCTCGAGGAGCGCTGGTCGGATGCCGGATTCGTGCGGGTGCACCGGTCGTACCTCGTGCATCGCGATGCCGTCGTGGAGCTGCGCCTCGGCGGTTCCGCGCCCACGGTGGTGCTCGCCGAGATCGAGCTCCCGGTGAGCCGGCGTCTGGCGGCGTCGGTGCGCGAGATCCTCGCGCGGAGCGGGGGATGA
- a CDS encoding heavy metal transporter — MSRHGGEASRARVRVTGAAAAPGATRGIALPGSPVSEAGAVFDRSLVRSQLRLAVGCLLGFLLVAGAFTAAVFVIARLDDPVIFGVPLSWLLQAYGYYPLILFFAVVYARGAGRNERRYRELDAAPDDDRLRRL; from the coding sequence ATGAGCCGCCACGGCGGCGAGGCGTCGCGCGCACGCGTCCGCGTGACGGGCGCCGCGGCCGCACCCGGTGCGACCCGCGGCATCGCGCTGCCGGGATCGCCCGTGAGCGAGGCCGGTGCGGTGTTCGACCGCTCCCTCGTGCGCAGCCAGCTGCGTCTCGCCGTCGGATGCCTCCTCGGCTTCCTCCTCGTCGCGGGCGCGTTCACGGCGGCGGTGTTCGTCATCGCGCGCCTGGACGACCCGGTGATCTTCGGCGTCCCGCTGTCGTGGCTGCTGCAGGCTTACGGCTACTACCCGCTCATCCTCTTCTTCGCGGTCGTCTACGCCCGCGGAGCGGGTCGCAACGAGCGGCGCTATCGCGAGCTCGATGCAGCCCCCGATGACGACAGGCTGCGACGGCTGTGA